A single genomic interval of Armigeres subalbatus isolate Guangzhou_Male chromosome 1, GZ_Asu_2, whole genome shotgun sequence harbors:
- the LOC134217494 gene encoding p21-activated protein kinase-interacting protein 1-like — MAGLELIIGTYEQFTAGFKVEPMKTDPSRLHMKEIFSTHNHTASVRVLATYGKLLASGGSDDRICIFDLETGLLKDEMLHHNGTVNCLAFSPKGDYLFSGSSDGKISAINTKRLNIDKTWSNAHKGAVLSLDIHPKGRLALTLGSDMIVKTWDLVTGRAISTRGLRNDPKYHALSLIKWNPSGDSFVLMDDRMVDIISLEKTHSSRTVKCPSKPICLCWISDTELAVGLDDGHLMMFNVDDGDEPEKIPIYESRVKAMAFVRDLLATTSSAGDVSLWKIDGKDFSEICTTNIGCRPICMVVTEADELGLHKYLQQSEDNKDEVRKQLNRIQTIGKVTVETEDPIREASEQPRSKKLKKNKRSALVNETNNNGSTPLPNKQKDDSQSTPKGTSSTQKKRKLASNMSGVWEEEDVVIEEAELPKKAKKHKAKKLYSTEQ, encoded by the exons ATGGCCGGCCTTGAACTGATCATCGGCACCTATGAGCAATTCACAGCGGGCTTCAAAGTGGAACCGATGAAAACG GATCCCTCCCGTTTGCACATGAAGGAAATCTTCTCAACACACAATCATACGGCCTCGGTACGGGTACTTGCGACCTACGGCAAATTGCTTGCATCCGGCGGATCGGACGATCGCATCTGCATCTTCGATCTGGAAACGGGACTGCTCAAGGATGAAATGCTGCATCACAACGGAACCGTAAATTGCTTGGCTTTCTCCCCGAAGGGAGATTATCTATTTAGCGGAAGCAGTGACGGTAAAATATCCGCCATCAACACGAAGCGCTTGAACATCGATAAGACTTGGTCGAATGCCCACAAAGGAGCGGTGCTCAGCCTCGACATTCACCCGAAAGGCAGATTGGCGCTTACCTTGGGTTCGGATATGATCGTCAAGACGTGGGATCTGGTAACTGGAAGGGCCATTTCAACACGCGGACTACGCAATGATCCAAAGTACCATGCGCTGTCTCTCATCAAATGGAATCCCAGTGGGGACAGCTTCGTCCTGATGGACGATCGGATGGTTGATATCATTTCCTTGGAAAAAACTCATTCCTCTCGGACAGTCAAATGCCCAAGCAAGCCGATTTGTCTGTGTTGGATCTCCGACACTGAACTGGCGGTCGGATTGGACGACGGTCATCTGATGATGTTCAACGTGGACGACGGTGACGAACCGGAGAAGATACCAATCTATGAATCACGAGTCAAAGCGATGGCATTTGTTAGAGATCTCCTGGCTACTACTTCCAGTGCTGGTGATGTCAGTTTGTGGAAAATTGACGGAAAAGATTTCAGCGAAATTTGCACAACAAACATCGGGTGCAGACCCATTTGTATGGTGGTTACGGAGGCGGATGAATTGGGTTTGCACAAGTACCTTCAGCAGTCGGAGGATAATAAAGATGAAGTTCGGAAGCAGTTGAACAGGATTCAGACGATCGGTAAGGTCACAGTGGAAACGGAAGACCCCATTCGAGAAGCCAGCGAACAACCGCGCTCtaagaaattgaagaaaaacaagCGATCCGCTCTGGTAAACGAAACCAATAACAATGGGAGCACTCCTTTGCCAAACAAACAGAAAGATGATTCACAATCAACGCCGAAGGGAACGTCATCGACTCAGAAAAAAAGGAAACTGGCAAGTAATATGAGCGGAGTTTGGGAGGAAGAAGATGTGGTCATCGAGGAAGCAGAGCTTCCAAAGAAGGCTAAGAAACATAAAGCAAAGAAACTCTATTCGACGGAAcagtaa